Within the Flavobacterium sp. 9R genome, the region TACTATTTGCACTACCAAAACAGAAGACCAGACTATATTGAAGCTTTTTTCAATGTAATCAATTGGACTGAAGTAACTAGACGTTACGTTTTAGAAAAATAATATAAGTTACTATACTAAAAAGGCTGTCTAATTCTAGACAGCCTTTTTTATTTTGAAACGGTTTTTTAAAACCATCCTTTTTTGCCCACTTGGTATGTTTGATAAAATTCTTCATCCGATTTGGTCAAATAGATAATTCCTTCAATTATTCCGATTATGTATCCAATTCCACATAATCCAATTAGCAGTTGTATGATTCCTTCTTGAGTGTAGCCTAGAATAAATTTATGAATTCCTAATCCTCCTAAAACGATTGCCAATACACCAGCAATAATTTTTTTGTTTTCGGGTTGTGCTTTAGGATAAGGGGTATTCCATGCTTCGTGTTTCGTTTCTTCCATAATGGTTAAATTTGATTATTGATTTAGTTAGTTGTAAATCTATAAAAAAAGTTACATATTTTTCATAACCAATAGATTATCATTTGCCGTAAAGTAGCTTTATTTTGTCAACAATTACTTGTGCCAATCGTTCATGGCTCTCGAAAGTCCAGCCAGCAATGTGTGGCGAAAGCAAAACTTTAGGGCTTTTCAATAAGTAATCAAAAGCTTCGGGAGTGTTATTGTCATTAAACAAAGTTTCAAAAGACAATTTCTCATACTCCAAAACATCCAAACCTGCACCTAAAATTTTTCCAGATTCTAAAGCTTGAACCAAGTCAGCAGTAACTACATTTTTTCCTCTAGAGGTATTAATCAACCAAAAAGGATTGGAAAACGATGCTATAAAATTAGCATTCACCATTTTGTCCGTTTCAGGTGTCCATGGAATATGCAGACTTAGCACATCGGCTTTTTGTTGTAATTCTTCAAGTGTAACTTGTTTGGCGTTGGCATCGCCTACGTTTGGTAAAATATCGTGGCAAATTACTTCAACATCAAAGCCTCGCAATTTTTTAGCGAAAGCTTTGCCCATATTGCCATAACCAATAATACCAACGGTCTTTCCGTCTAGTTCATGACCGCGATTACTTTCTCTACTCCATTGCCCTTTTCTAATTTCAGCATCGGCTTGATTGAGTTTGTTAAAAAGCGATAAAATCATTCCTAGAGCATGTTCGGCAACCGCATTTTGATTGCCTTCGGGAGCGGCTATGAGTGCAATGTTTCTGGCTATAGCGTAATCACAATCAATGCTTTCGAGACCAGCACCCACACGGGCTATAAACTGTAAATTGGTGGCTTTGTCGATGAAAGTTTTATCAATTTTAAATCGGCTACGAATCACGATGCCATGATAGTCTTTAATTTTATCTTCAATGGCTTCTTTAGAAGAAATAAAGTCGGCTTCGTTGAGAAAACCCGCTTCTTGTAATTGTTCCCACAACAAGGGATTGTTGCTGTCTATATGAAGGATTTTGATGTCCATAACTACTATTTTTTATCCTTCAAATTAACGAAAAAAATACGGTTTTTACTTTCTGGAAGGTAGATCCTTTAAAAATGCTTAAATTAGCCAAAAGTATAGAAAACATATTAAAAGCAATGAAATTGACCAAAACATTTAAAGCCTTCTTTGAAAGTGAAAAAGCTGGAGGATTATTACTTCTATTTGTAACGTTACTCTCTTTATTTCTAGCCAATTCGAGCATACAAACTGACTATATTGCCTTTTGGAAAACTCCTTTGGGACATCATACAATTACGGATTGGATAAACGACGGCTTGATGGCTATCTTTTTCTTGATGATTGGTTTGGAGTTAGAACGAGAAATGTATGATGGCGAATTAGCCAATATCAAAAATGCTGCACTACCTATTTTTGGAGCATTGGGAGGAATGGTTGTTCCTGCTGGGATTTTTTTAGCGCTAAATTTTGGGACGATTACCCAAAACGGAGCGGGTATACCTATGGCTACTGATATTGCTTTTGCGATTGGAATTTTGTCTTTGTTAGGAAATAAGGTTCCTGCTTCTTTAAAAATATTTTTAACGGCATTGGCTGTTATTGATGATTTGGGAGCCATTATCGTCATCGCTGTTTTTTATACCGATTCCATTGCTTTTCTAAATTTATTTTATGCTTTAGCGATTTGGGGTTTCCTTTTTATCTTGAATCGCCGAAAAGTGCACAACTTGATTCCTTACTTGTTAGGTGGAATAGGAATGTGGTATTTTATGTTGAATTCGGGAATTCATGCTACAATTACAGGCGTTATTTTGGCCTTTGTTATTCCGTTTGGGGATGGTGGACCACAAACATCTTCCTACCGTTTACAACACTTTTTACACAATCCTGTTGCCTTTTTTATTCTGCCTTTATTCGCAATTGCCAATACTGGAATTCCAATCACGGGAGATTGGCACGAAGGATTATTACATGAAAATTCTATCGGGATTATTGCTGGATTGGTCATTGGGAAGCCTTTGGGCATTTGGCTCTTTTCATTTTTGGCCGTGACTTTTGGCGTTTGTGCTTTACCGAAAGAACTGCGTTGGAAAGATATTATTGGTGCAGGAATGTTAGGTGGAATTGGATTTACGATGTCCATTTTTATCACCTTATTGGCCTTTAAAAATGACGGGGAAGAAATTATCAATTATTCTAAAATTGCGATTCTAATTGCTTCGTTTTTGGCAGGAACCCTTGGTTTTATTTGGCTAAAAATCAATTTGAAAGCAAAGAAAACTAAAAAGAAAAAAGCGGTGTTATAACCGCTTTTTCTTTTCTTTTTTAATTATAAAATTATTCTATTTTTTCATCAATCGATTAGAGAAATCTGAAATCACATTTTTATATTTTCTCAAAATCCTATCCCAATCTTTAAATTGCTCATCGGCTTTTACACTTGTTCCGCTTAATCCAGAATATTCGCTATTCAATTTAACTTTAAACGTAAGTGGATCAGATTTTGACAATTTAATAATTAATCGGGTTCGAATTGTGTTTTGTTGAAATGATTGCACGCTCCAAGCAGTTCTTAGATAAGAAGTTTCTTTGTCACTTACTTCGATCGCGTCAAAATGATCTGTAACAATTTGTGTGGTTAATTTCCAAGCTTCAGTAATATTTAAATCAGGATTAACCTCTATTTGAAAATCTACGTTTGCTTGATCTGTTTTAACAGAAGCTTCTTCAGCATCATCCTTTTTCATTTCAAAATACAATGATGATGGTGGTTCTGGTCCTGCTTTTTTTCCACAAACCGTTGATTCATACTTCAAAAAACCAGCTTTTTCTACTTTAATTTTGTAGCAATCTTTCTTCTCTAAAGATAGAGTATAGCTCCCCGTTCCAACATTAGCTCCATTTACAATTATGTTTGCATCTGGCTCCGATGCACTAATTTTTACTTTTTGAGAATGTACCAAAAAGGAAATAAAAAACATTGAAGTAATCATAATTTTTGATTTCATAAGCATTTAATTTTAGATTAATTAAGAAACAACTCGCTAATTAGTAATATGTTACGAAGCTAATTTAACTTTTTTTTTTGGTTTTTAACACATAAATAATAAAAATCTTAAAAAATGAATAGAATTAAGGTTACCGCGTGAGGGATAGGAGCAGGCTACCGAAGTAGCGCGGATAGCCTGACAGCCTAAAGGAAAGGGGCCGACTCACGACTAGCATGAGTTGGCCCCTTTTCTTTAGGGTGGCACGCCCAAATGATTTATCCTTTGATTTGTTTTAAGGACGTTTTGATGCCTCGAATGAGTGAGGAACTGAAACCGTGCATTTCCATTTCGTTGAGTCCTGCGATGGTACAGCCTTGTGGTGTAGTTACGCGGTCGATTAATTGTTCGGGATGGCCTTTTTCTTCTAGGAGCATTTCGGCGGCACCTTTTACGGTTTGTGCTGAAATGGCCAAAGCTGTTTGCCAATCGAATCCAATTTCGATACCCGCTTGCATAGACGCACGGATGTAACGTAAGGCAAAAGCCGTTCCGCTGGCGGCCAAAACGGTAGCTGCATCCATCAATTTTTCGTCAATAATTGGCGCTGTTCCTAAGTCTTGAAACAATTGTACTACGGGTTGAGCTGCTTCTTTGTTTTTTTCGTTGAAGGCGATACAAGTCGCTGATGCACCAAATTGGGCAGCGATATTGGGCATAATTCGGATGGCGCTGTGAGAAGCCCCTATTTTGTTTTGTAAATTTTCGATAGATAAACCACTAACGGCTGAAGCAATGGTTTTGTTCGTAATTACTGGAAGGATTTCGGTCAATACCGTATCTACTTGATAAGGTTTGATGGTTAAGATAATTAAATCGGCTTCCTGAATAGCTAAGGTATTGTCTGTTGCAACGGTGATTCCGAGTTCTTGTAAATATAAAATGCTAGCCGTGTTGCGTCGTGTAATGGTGATTTGATGTCCTTGTGAAAACTTGGCTAAACCTAAGGCAATAGAAACGCCAAGGTTTCCTCCTCCGATGATGTGTACTTTCATGGTTTGGTTTTTTGGTTGGTTAATTGGGTTGTTGCTGTTGAATTAGAATCCTAGCACTAATTTGGCAATCGAAAAATAAATCAAAATTCCGCAAATGTCGTTGCTAGTGGTAATAAATGGCCCTGTTGCTAATGCAGGGTCGATACCAAATTTATCTAATAACAACGGGATAAAAGTACCAATTAATGAGGCAATAATTATCACGGATACTAATGCAATTGTTACAATTACGCCAATAATTACCTCTACATTCAGCAGAAAATGGCTTCCCAAAAACAAGATACTGGCTAAGATTAATCCGTTCAAAAGGCTTAGTGAAATTTCTTTGACCAAACGATTGAACAGGGAACCACTTAAGGTATTATTTGCTAAACCTTGAACGATGATTGCTGAGGATTGTACCCCAACATTTCCAGCCATCGCGGCGATTAATGGAGTGAAAAAGAATAATTTTCCGTGTTCGAGCATGGCGCCTTCAAACAAACCAAGCACGCGAACGGTGATAAATCCACCTAATAGCGCTAAAACCAACCAAGGCAAACGAGCTTTGGTCAATTCCATAATACTATCATCGGCCTCTACGTCTTGGGAGATACCCGCTGCTAACTGGTAATCTTTGTCGGCTTCGTCCTTGATTACGTCAACGATATCATCGATGGTGATTCTGCCCACTAAACGGCCTAATTCGTCGACTACAGGAATGGCTTCTAAGTCATATTTTTGCATGATACGAGCGACCTCAACATCCTCGGTATCTACGTTGACAAAATTCAATTTTCTTATGTACACATCACTAATTGCAGTTCGTGTAGAAGTGGTTAATAAGTCTTTGAGCGACAAACGTCCTTTGAGTCTTTCATCATCATCTACCACATAAATGGAGTGTACGCGTGATATATTTTCGGCTTGAATTCGCATTTCTTTGACGCAAGTGAGCACGTTCCAGTTTTCGTTGACTTTCACTAACTCTTTGTGCATGATTCCCCCAGCTGTATCTTCGTCATAGCGCAACAATTCGACAATGTCTTTGGCGTGCTCAACGTCTTGCAATTCTGAGATTACTTCAGCTTTGATGTCTTGAGATAATTCGGCAATAATGTCTGCCGCATCATTGGTTTCTAATTCATCAAGCTCTTCAGCGATTTCTTTTGGGGAAAGACGGCTCAAGATGTTTTCTCTTAAATCGTCTTCTAGTTCTAGAAGGATTTCAGCTGTTTTTTCGCTATCTAAAACTTTAAAAATATAGGTAGCTTCATCAAATTCTAGTTCGTCTAGAATTTCGGCAATATCAGCATGGTGCATGTCATTCAATAACAATTCCAATTTAACATCGTTCTTGCTTTGAATGAGTTGCTCTAACTCTTGAATGAGTTCTTTGCTGATTTTAAACTCCATCGGCTTCTATTTTTTGGGTCAAGGCAATAAATTCTTCAACACTTAATTGCTCTGGACGAATATCAAATACTGGGTCTTCTCTTAGTTTATCGGACAAATTTAAGGTTTTTAAACTGTTGCGCAAGGTTTTTCTACGCTGCTGAAAGGCAGTTTTAACCACCGTAAACAAGAGTTTTTCGCTACAAGGCAAGGTGTAATTTTCTTTACGACGCATGCGCATCACACCCGATTTTACTTTTGGTGGCGGATTGAATACGTGTTCATCAACCGTAAACAAATATTCGGTATCGTAGAATGCTTGTGCCAAAACCGAAAGTATGCCATAAGTTTTGCTTCCTTTTTTCTCGCAAATGCGTTCGGCAACTTCTTTTTGAAACATACCCGAAAACTCGGGAATTTGGTCTCTAAACTCCAAGGTTCTGAATACAATTTGCGTTGAAATATTATAGGGGAAATTACCAATGATAGCAAATTGTTTCCCTTCGAAAACGGAATTGATATTGTATTTTAAGAAATCTTCAGAAATGATTTTATCCTTTAACTTTGGATAATTGGCATCCAAATAAGCCACAGATTCCGTATCGATTTCTATAACATAGGTGTCGATAGGTTTTTCTAATAAATACTTGGTCAATACACCCATTCCTGGTCCAATTTCTAAGACATCGTTGTAACCTTCTAAACTCAAGGTGTCGGCAATGGCTTTGGCAATGCTTTCATCTTTTAGAAAGTGTTGTCCGAGATGTTTTTTGGCTTTTACTTTTTCCATAATCATTTTTTTAACCGCAAAGGCAGGAAGGCGTTAGGGTATTTATGCGTTTTAAAATTCTTTTTTTATAACATTGTTAACGGATTGAAATTTGTTGTTACAATATTATTGGCACCAATGGAGCTATCGTTTTTAATGTTCCGAAATCACTTCTAATTCGGTTCTGAATGCTAGCATTTTATCGCCGAATAATTTGAGTCCTTCTTCACGCAAAGCGGGTGCATCTTCTTGATAATATTTTTGCAATGTTTCTCTGCTATCTGTGGTGTATTGCACTGAATAAGTAAGTCCTCCCATTTCTTCTTCGACCAAAACGCGAACCATTCTTGCATTTGTAAATTTGCCTGTCGCTAATATTTCTGGAATGTGCTTGTGCTGCATCCAAATCATCCATTTGTCGTGTACACTTTCGTGAATATTGATGGTAACGTTGTATATAATCATCTTTTGTTGTTTAATCGGTTAATTGTTTAATCGTTGATTTAATCGGTTAACCGAATCAACGATTAAACTCTTTTACAAATTCTTATCGCCTCTTAATTGTCTGAATTTTTTCCTTGCCTCAACGAAGTAAATACTGTCTTGATGGTTAAAAATCATTTTTTCATAAAGTGGCTTCGCTTTTTCGGGGTCGTTTAGGTACTTCACGTACAGTTCCGCTGCAAAAAACAAGGCTTCATCGATGTAAATGCCATCACTATGTTGAGCAATTATCGCCTGATATTGCTGTAAGGCCTGAGTATAATTGCCAGTTGTCTCATACAGTTTACCTAATCGTAATAGGGTGGCCGCTTCTATCTCTTGCCCTTTGAACTGCTGTAATATCTTTTGGAAATGAGCAATTGCCTCATCGTTGCGTTTTTGATACATCAAGTAGTCTCCTTTGGCAAATTGCTTTAAAGCCGTTTGAGTAGAATCGGCAACGGTATTGTCATTAATTAATAAAAAATATTCCAAAGCATCATTGGCAATCAATTGTGTATTGGCAGATTTTAATTCTTTAAATTGCTTCAACGCCCAGTCAAAATCGGTTTTAAAATAACTTGTTTTTGCTGCTTTTAAACTGGCTTCATGCGCCATTACATCGTTCTTCAAATCCAATTCAATTTGGGAATAATACAGCAAAGCTTGGTTGTATTTTTCTTCAAATAAAAAAATATCGGCCAACTCCATTTTGGTGTCGGCAATTTGGTAATCGTTTAACGGTAGCGTCAGTGCTTTATTAATAATTGCTTTTGCTTCTTCAGGTTTTTTTAAACTAAAAGCCGTAAAATGTGCTTGTATTAATTGCAATTTCAGTGTAAACGGATTGATTTCAAATTCTTGTAACAAGGCTTTTAGCTGTGTGTCAATGGCAATAAAATCAGCAGGTTTTGCTTTGGCCAATTTCATTTCGATTAAGTACGTATTGGCTTGTATCAACGTTTCCAAATCCTTGGTGTTTTCTAAAACAAAGCCCAAAATTTCGGTTGCCGCTTCGGTTTGGTCTTCCTCAATGGCCATTTGTCCCAAGCTTACAATTTCTGCTAAGGATTCTGGATTGCGTTTGTAAATGGCTTTTTCTTGAATAAAGGCTTTGCCAAATTCTTTCTGTTGTACGTAAAACCAACTCAAATACTGATTCCAGAAAATGTCTTGGTCTTTTTGAGTACGCAAAATCAATGCTTTTTTTAAAGAATCAGAAAATGAGGTATCGCTCTCATCCGACATATAACGAGACAATTGATGCTGAATCAAATTCGAATTTTGCGGATTAATAAAAGCTTCATCCAAAAATGTAGTAATCATCAAATCGGTTTTGCCCAATTGCCCATAAAGTAACGCCATTTGATAATTGAAGTTAAAGGTCGGGTCTAATTGAGCCGCGGTTTGGTAAGCTTTTACTGCGTATTCTAAAATCACTTTTTTTTCAAAGGCATTGGCTATACCATAAACTTCGTTAGGATTTTTGCGAATGCTTTCTAGCGCTTGTTCATAATAACTTTTGGCTTTGGCTTCGTTTTTTTGCAACTGCCAATTATAGCCTATTTCGACTAATAAAAAAGCTTGTTTGTATTTAGAATAACGCGTTTGAATTGTTTTTTCTGCCAGTTCAAATTGTTGTAATTGCTGGTAACAATCTACCGTTCTGAGAAAATATTGGGAGTTTTGCGGGATACTTTTGAGTAATTCTTCGTACCCTAATTTGGCTTTTTCAAAATCTCCTTTTTCATAAAAATATTGAGCCAATTGTTCGTTTTGCGAAAAACAAATCCATGAAAAAAACAGCGCGATATGTAGAAAGAGTTTTTTCATTATTCGATTTTCACTAAATATTAATTTCTCCAAGATAAACTATATAACCGCAAATTCGCAAATTATTCTATTATTACAATAAAAAATAAATTTGCGAATTTGTGGTTAAAATAAATTACCAGTACTAGTCAATGATATCAAAACCACAATACGGGCGTAATACTTCTGGGATTACAATTCCTTCTGGAGTTTGGTAGTTTTCTAAAATTCCAGCCAAAACTCTTGGCAAAGCCAAAGAACTTCCGTTCAAGGTATGTGCCAATTGATTTTTTCCGTCTTTGTCTTTGAAACGTAATTTCAAACGGTTGGCTTGGAAGGTTTCAAAGTTAGATACAGATGAAATTTCTAACCAACGGTCTTGTGCAGTTGAAAACACTTCAAAATCATAGGTCAATGCCGAAGTGAATCCCATATCTCCTCCGCACAAACGCAAAATTCGGTACGGTAATTTTAGTTCCTGCAAAATATCTTTTACATGTTCTACCATACCATCCAAAGCTTCGTATGATTTTTCTGGATGTTCGATACGAACAATTTCTACTTTATCAAATTGGTGCAAACGGTTTAATCCACGTACGTGTGCCCCATAAGAACCTGCTTCACGACGGAAACAAGGGGTGTAAGCGGTACATAAAATTGGCAATTCGTTTTCACTTACGATAACATCTCTAAATAAATTGGTTACAGGAACCTCAGCTGTTGGAATCAAGTACAAATCATCAACAGTAACGTGGTACATTTGTCCTTCTTTGTCTGGCAACTGACCTGTTCCGTAGCCTGAAGCTTCGTTTACTAAATGTGGCACCTGCATTTCCTTGTAACCTGCAGCTGTGTTTTTATCTAAAAAATAATTGATTAAAGCACGTTGTAAGCGGGCTCCTTTTCCTTTGTAAACAGGGAATCCCGCACCGGTGATTTTTACACCCAATTCAAAATCGATGATGTCGTATTTTTTTACCAATTCCCAATGTGGCAAAGCCCCTTCGTGCAACGTAGGAATGTCACCTTCTTGAAAAACATTCAGGTTATCATCTGCCGATTTTCCGTTCGGAACAATATCCGCAGGAAGGTTAGGTAAGGTATATAATTTTTGAGTCAGTTCTTCAGCCAAAGCATCTGCTTTTTCTGCCAATTCTTTGCTTTGTTCTTTTAAAGAAACTGTTTTTTCTTTAAGAATAGCAGCTTTTGCTTTCTCACCACTTTTCATCAAATCACCAATATCTTTGGACAATTTATTAGATTCAGATAAAGTGTTGTCTAAAGCCACTTGAGTAGCGCGACGTTGTTCGTCTAATTGTACCACTTCGTTTATAATACTGTTAGCATCAATGTTTCTTTTGGCTAAAGCGTTGATTACTTTTTCT harbors:
- a CDS encoding TM2 domain-containing protein; protein product: MEETKHEAWNTPYPKAQPENKKIIAGVLAIVLGGLGIHKFILGYTQEGIIQLLIGLCGIGYIIGIIEGIIYLTKSDEEFYQTYQVGKKGWF
- a CDS encoding 2-hydroxyacid dehydrogenase, with amino-acid sequence MDIKILHIDSNNPLLWEQLQEAGFLNEADFISSKEAIEDKIKDYHGIVIRSRFKIDKTFIDKATNLQFIARVGAGLESIDCDYAIARNIALIAAPEGNQNAVAEHALGMILSLFNKLNQADAEIRKGQWSRESNRGHELDGKTVGIIGYGNMGKAFAKKLRGFDVEVICHDILPNVGDANAKQVTLEELQQKADVLSLHIPWTPETDKMVNANFIASFSNPFWLINTSRGKNVVTADLVQALESGKILGAGLDVLEYEKLSFETLFNDNNTPEAFDYLLKSPKVLLSPHIAGWTFESHERLAQVIVDKIKLLYGK
- the nhaA gene encoding Na+/H+ antiporter NhaA; translated protein: MKLTKTFKAFFESEKAGGLLLLFVTLLSLFLANSSIQTDYIAFWKTPLGHHTITDWINDGLMAIFFLMIGLELEREMYDGELANIKNAALPIFGALGGMVVPAGIFLALNFGTITQNGAGIPMATDIAFAIGILSLLGNKVPASLKIFLTALAVIDDLGAIIVIAVFYTDSIAFLNLFYALAIWGFLFILNRRKVHNLIPYLLGGIGMWYFMLNSGIHATITGVILAFVIPFGDGGPQTSSYRLQHFLHNPVAFFILPLFAIANTGIPITGDWHEGLLHENSIGIIAGLVIGKPLGIWLFSFLAVTFGVCALPKELRWKDIIGAGMLGGIGFTMSIFITLLAFKNDGEEIINYSKIAILIASFLAGTLGFIWLKINLKAKKTKKKKAVL
- a CDS encoding PEGA domain-containing protein, whose protein sequence is MKSKIMITSMFFISFLVHSQKVKISASEPDANIIVNGANVGTGSYTLSLEKKDCYKIKVEKAGFLKYESTVCGKKAGPEPPSSLYFEMKKDDAEEASVKTDQANVDFQIEVNPDLNITEAWKLTTQIVTDHFDAIEVSDKETSYLRTAWSVQSFQQNTIRTRLIIKLSKSDPLTFKVKLNSEYSGLSGTSVKADEQFKDWDRILRKYKNVISDFSNRLMKK
- the proC gene encoding pyrroline-5-carboxylate reductase, yielding MKVHIIGGGNLGVSIALGLAKFSQGHQITITRRNTASILYLQELGITVATDNTLAIQEADLIILTIKPYQVDTVLTEILPVITNKTIASAVSGLSIENLQNKIGASHSAIRIMPNIAAQFGASATCIAFNEKNKEAAQPVVQLFQDLGTAPIIDEKLMDAATVLAASGTAFALRYIRASMQAGIEIGFDWQTALAISAQTVKGAAEMLLEEKGHPEQLIDRVTTPQGCTIAGLNEMEMHGFSSSLIRGIKTSLKQIKG
- the mgtE gene encoding magnesium transporter is translated as MEFKISKELIQELEQLIQSKNDVKLELLLNDMHHADIAEILDELEFDEATYIFKVLDSEKTAEILLELEDDLRENILSRLSPKEIAEELDELETNDAADIIAELSQDIKAEVISELQDVEHAKDIVELLRYDEDTAGGIMHKELVKVNENWNVLTCVKEMRIQAENISRVHSIYVVDDDERLKGRLSLKDLLTTSTRTAISDVYIRKLNFVNVDTEDVEVARIMQKYDLEAIPVVDELGRLVGRITIDDIVDVIKDEADKDYQLAAGISQDVEADDSIMELTKARLPWLVLALLGGFITVRVLGLFEGAMLEHGKLFFFTPLIAAMAGNVGVQSSAIIVQGLANNTLSGSLFNRLVKEISLSLLNGLILASILFLGSHFLLNVEVIIGVIVTIALVSVIIIASLIGTFIPLLLDKFGIDPALATGPFITTSNDICGILIYFSIAKLVLGF
- the rsmA gene encoding 16S rRNA (adenine(1518)-N(6)/adenine(1519)-N(6))-dimethyltransferase RsmA; translated protein: MEKVKAKKHLGQHFLKDESIAKAIADTLSLEGYNDVLEIGPGMGVLTKYLLEKPIDTYVIEIDTESVAYLDANYPKLKDKIISEDFLKYNINSVFEGKQFAIIGNFPYNISTQIVFRTLEFRDQIPEFSGMFQKEVAERICEKKGSKTYGILSVLAQAFYDTEYLFTVDEHVFNPPPKVKSGVMRMRRKENYTLPCSEKLLFTVVKTAFQQRRKTLRNSLKTLNLSDKLREDPVFDIRPEQLSVEEFIALTQKIEADGV
- a CDS encoding DUF4286 family protein, giving the protein MIIYNVTINIHESVHDKWMIWMQHKHIPEILATGKFTNARMVRVLVEEEMGGLTYSVQYTTDSRETLQKYYQEDAPALREEGLKLFGDKMLAFRTELEVISEH
- a CDS encoding tetratricopeptide repeat protein; its protein translation is MKKLFLHIALFFSWICFSQNEQLAQYFYEKGDFEKAKLGYEELLKSIPQNSQYFLRTVDCYQQLQQFELAEKTIQTRYSKYKQAFLLVEIGYNWQLQKNEAKAKSYYEQALESIRKNPNEVYGIANAFEKKVILEYAVKAYQTAAQLDPTFNFNYQMALLYGQLGKTDLMITTFLDEAFINPQNSNLIQHQLSRYMSDESDTSFSDSLKKALILRTQKDQDIFWNQYLSWFYVQQKEFGKAFIQEKAIYKRNPESLAEIVSLGQMAIEEDQTEAATEILGFVLENTKDLETLIQANTYLIEMKLAKAKPADFIAIDTQLKALLQEFEINPFTLKLQLIQAHFTAFSLKKPEEAKAIINKALTLPLNDYQIADTKMELADIFLFEEKYNQALLYYSQIELDLKNDVMAHEASLKAAKTSYFKTDFDWALKQFKELKSANTQLIANDALEYFLLINDNTVADSTQTALKQFAKGDYLMYQKRNDEAIAHFQKILQQFKGQEIEAATLLRLGKLYETTGNYTQALQQYQAIIAQHSDGIYIDEALFFAAELYVKYLNDPEKAKPLYEKMIFNHQDSIYFVEARKKFRQLRGDKNL
- the serS gene encoding serine--tRNA ligase; amino-acid sequence: MLQIAFIRENQEKVINALAKRNIDANSIINEVVQLDEQRRATQVALDNTLSESNKLSKDIGDLMKSGEKAKAAILKEKTVSLKEQSKELAEKADALAEELTQKLYTLPNLPADIVPNGKSADDNLNVFQEGDIPTLHEGALPHWELVKKYDIIDFELGVKITGAGFPVYKGKGARLQRALINYFLDKNTAAGYKEMQVPHLVNEASGYGTGQLPDKEGQMYHVTVDDLYLIPTAEVPVTNLFRDVIVSENELPILCTAYTPCFRREAGSYGAHVRGLNRLHQFDKVEIVRIEHPEKSYEALDGMVEHVKDILQELKLPYRILRLCGGDMGFTSALTYDFEVFSTAQDRWLEISSVSNFETFQANRLKLRFKDKDGKNQLAHTLNGSSLALPRVLAGILENYQTPEGIVIPEVLRPYCGFDIID